In Zerene cesonia ecotype Mississippi chromosome 17, Zerene_cesonia_1.1, whole genome shotgun sequence, a single genomic region encodes these proteins:
- the LOC119833238 gene encoding spondin-1-like isoform X2 has product MLPLMMIGLLPLVWGAPEPCERAPAHAQPADAHYKLGVAGDPDLYLPGELYSVSLQGVDGGQGPTPFIGFIIWAELDHGFNSSANTTNVTFSNESPGTFQAYDAQTKPHESCSPAVDNATAHPKTEIQVIWNAPSGSIQTCVRLCARAFHPDTGAVSSLVRKLCPAPVLPATPDRQPPIVEPCCACDEAKYEVTFEGLWSRNTHPKEFPPESARAHFGDVIGASHTAQFRVWQEGRVATAGLRRLADDGTTTSLEKELKSESEHIRTIIKARGISWQQVAGTGIPSTFAVFRVDAKHHLVSLASKLAPSPDWIVGVSALELCNLNCTWRRSAVLPLYPYDAGTDSGISYTSRRSPTLPPAPVRALRPEWPRDVRSPFYSSTGEMRPFARLRLNRLRLYEKSCDVAEPGSEQSPEGVIRSGGGSCATHAWGPWGPCSVTCGEGHAARQRHYLWPARAKADACRTPLTDYKRCQGPRMHCRVQSEYEPDPAESSGPCAVSAWSEWSRCAGCGVRARTRHYLAPRALKRCHVGFRARLVLSQAMPCEAGPCFKPPGQFANASNYDWFFVDNPRGECAVSPWGPWSPCSAKCGRGRRIRTRLYISKDPRVQKLLTRRLLSDWNQRFAEFQNLTFPAENITSDNPNVDLLVQEHLDRCQFTLTQQEALCDGDDSSCDAGVPFEICKLPMSVGPCRSYEERWFFDSTRGACEPFGYTGCGGNSNNFRDRQTCEKACVGRNDTGTVIPPVMEASTKKLKATPPAVDNEVIQNDAPPVDLNCEMGPWLGWSECFGECDIAVKLNFRLVKRPASGLGNPCQKVVKSRSCKPRHCKHSNVSDTLNVEDNNNNYE; this is encoded by the exons ATGTTGCCGCTGATGATGATAGGGCTGTTGCCCCTTGTATGGGGTGCGCCAGAACCTTGCGAGCGAGCACCGGCGCACGCGCAACCCGCTGATGCACATTACAAACTAGGAGTGGCTGGAGATCCTGATTTATATCTACCGGGTGAACTTTATTCAg tatcaTTACAAGGAGTAGACGGTGGACAAGGACCCACACCGTTTATAGGTTTTATCATTTGGGCGGAATTAGATCATGGTTTTAATTCAAGTGCCAATACTACTAATGTAACCTTCAGCAATGAGTCTCCAGGTACCTTTCAGGCGTATGATGCCCAAACAAAGCCCCATGAATCGTGTTCGCCCGCGGTGGATAATGCCACTGCACACCCAAAGACTGAAATACAG GTAATATGGAATGCGCCATCCGGTTCAATTCAGACGTGCGTACGTCTATGCGCACGTGCGTTCCACCCTGATACGGGCGCGGTATCTTCCCTCGTACGCAAACTTTGCCCCGCTCCCGTTCTACCGGCCACTCCGGATCGACAGCCCCCCATTGTGGAGCCCTGCTGCGCTTGTGATGAAGCTAAGTATGAG GTAACATTCGAAGGACTGTGGTCCCGTAACACGCATCCAAAGGAATTCCCACCTGAATCAGCAAGAGCGCATTTCGGAGATGTGATTGGGGCGTCCCATACTGCTCAATTCAGGGTGTGGCAAGAGGGTCGAGTGGCCACCGCGGGACTGAGGCGGTTGGCTGATGATGGGACCACTACTTCTTTGGAGAAAGAGTTGAAATCGGAG AGCGAACACATACGCACTATAATCAAAGCTCGCGGCATATCCTGGCAACAAGTGGCCGGTACTGGGATACCTAGTACTTTTGCAGTATTCAGAGTGGACGCTAAGCACCATCTAGTATCGTTGGCGTCTAAGCTAGCTCCTTCACCTGACTGGATTGTTGGTGTGTCTGCGTTGGAGCTGTGCAATTTGAATTGCACTTGGAGACGATCAGCAGTATTACCTCTGTACCCTTATGACGCAGGAACGGATAGTGGCATTAGTTATACA TCAAGACGCAGCCCAACATTGCCTCCGGCGCCAGTCCGCGCGCTCCGCCCGGAGTGGCCGCGTGATGTTCGCTCGCCGTTCTACAGCTCTACGGGCGAGATGCGCCCCTTTGCACGCCTGCGACTTAACCGACTGCGCTTGTATGAGAAGTCTTGTGATGTTGCTG AACCTGGCAGTGAGCAATCTCCCGAGGGTGTGATCCGCAGTGGTGGGGGCTCCTGTGCCACTCACGCATGGGGCCCCTGGGGCCCATGTAGCGTCACGTGTGGTGAAGGCCACGCGGCCCGCCAGCGCCACTATCTATGGCCGGCGAGGGCAAAGGCCGACGCTTGTAGGACTCCACTTACTGACTATAAACGATGCCAAGGACCCAGGATGCATTGCAG AGTTCAATCGGAGTACGAGCCGGATCCCGCGGAGTCGTCGGGCCCGTGCGCGGTGTCGGCGTGGTCAGAGTGGtcgcggtgcgcgggctgcgGCGTGCGCGCCCGCACGCGCCACTACCTCGCGCCGCGCGCGCTCAAGCGCTGCCACGTGGGCTTCCGCGCCAGGCTCGTGCTGAGCCAGGCCATGCCGTGCGAGGCCGGCCCGTGCTTCAA GCCACCGGGACAATTTGCAAATGCATCTAACTACGATTGGTTCTTTGTG GATAACCCTCGGGGCGAATGTGCGGTATCACCCTGGGGGCCGTGGTCACCGTGTTCCGCGAAGTGTGGGCGCGGTCGCCGGATCCGGACAAGGTTATACATATCGAAAGATCCAAGGGTCCAGAAACTGCTTACGAGACGATTGCTCAGCGACTGGAACCAACGCTTCGCGGAGTTCCAAAACTTG ACATTCCCTGCTGAGAACATAACGAGTGACAATCCGAACGTAGATCTCCTAGTTCAGGAACATCTAGACCGATGTCAGTTTACGCTGACTCAGCAAGAGGCTCTTTGCGATGGTGACGACAGCTCTTGTGATGCTGGAGTTCCGTTTG AAATATGCAAATTGCCAATGTCAGTGGGGCCATGCCGTAGCTACGAAGAGCGTTGGTTCTTCGACTCGACGCGTGGGGCTTGCGAGCCTTTTGGGTACACGGGTTGTGGCGGGAACTCTAATAACTTTCGCGATAGGCAGACCTGTGAGAAAGCCTGTGTTGGAAGGAATGATACTGGAAcag ttattCCCCCAGTAATGGAGGCGAGCACTAAAAAGCTCAAAGCGACTCCGCCTGCGGTCGACAATGAGGTGATACAAAACGATGCTCCACCGGTTG ACCTGAATTGCGAGATGGGCCCGTGGCTCGGCTGGTCCGAGTGTTTTGGCGAATGCGATATTGCAGTTAAACTTAACTTCAGGCTCGTTAag cgTCCCGCCTCCGGATTAGGAAACCCTTGTCAGAAAGTAGTGAAAAGTCGTTCTTGTAAACCGAGACACTGTAAACATAGTAACGTCTCAGATACTTTAAACGttgaagataataataataactatgaATAG
- the LOC119833238 gene encoding spondin-1-like isoform X1, which translates to MLPLMMIGLLPLVWGAPEPCERAPAHAQPADAHYKLGVAGDPDLYLPGELYSVSLQGVDGGQGPTPFIGFIIWAELDHGFNSSANTTNVTFSNESPGTFQAYDAQTKPHESCSPAVDNATAHPKTEIQVIWNAPSGSIQTCVRLCARAFHPDTGAVSSLVRKLCPAPVLPATPDRQPPIVEPCCACDEAKYEVTFEGLWSRNTHPKEFPPESARAHFGDVIGASHTAQFRVWQEGRVATAGLRRLADDGTTTSLEKELKSESEHIRTIIKARGISWQQVAGTGIPSTFAVFRVDAKHHLVSLASKLAPSPDWIVGVSALELCNLNCTWRRSAVLPLYPYDAGTDSGISYTSRRSPTLPPAPVRALRPEWPRDVRSPFYSSTGEMRPFARLRLNRLRLYEKSCDVAEPGSEQSPEGVIRSGGGSCATHAWGPWGPCSVTCGEGHAARQRHYLWPARAKADACRTPLTDYKRCQGPRMHCRVQSEYEPDPAESSGPCAVSAWSEWSRCAGCGVRARTRHYLAPRALKRCHVGFRARLVLSQAMPCEAGPCFKPPGQFANASNYDWFFVDNPRGECAVSPWGPWSPCSAKCGRGRRIRTRLYISKDPRVQKLLTRRLLSDWNQRFAEFQNLTFPAENITSDNPNVDLLVQEHLDRCQFTLTQQEALCDGDDSSCDAGVPFEICKLPMSVGPCRSYEERWFFDSTRGACEPFGYTGCGGNSNNFRDRQTCEKACVGRNDTGTVIPPVMEASTKKLKATPPAVDNEVIQNDAPPVEDLNCEMGPWLGWSECFGECDIAVKLNFRLVKRPASGLGNPCQKVVKSRSCKPRHCKHSNVSDTLNVEDNNNNYE; encoded by the exons ATGTTGCCGCTGATGATGATAGGGCTGTTGCCCCTTGTATGGGGTGCGCCAGAACCTTGCGAGCGAGCACCGGCGCACGCGCAACCCGCTGATGCACATTACAAACTAGGAGTGGCTGGAGATCCTGATTTATATCTACCGGGTGAACTTTATTCAg tatcaTTACAAGGAGTAGACGGTGGACAAGGACCCACACCGTTTATAGGTTTTATCATTTGGGCGGAATTAGATCATGGTTTTAATTCAAGTGCCAATACTACTAATGTAACCTTCAGCAATGAGTCTCCAGGTACCTTTCAGGCGTATGATGCCCAAACAAAGCCCCATGAATCGTGTTCGCCCGCGGTGGATAATGCCACTGCACACCCAAAGACTGAAATACAG GTAATATGGAATGCGCCATCCGGTTCAATTCAGACGTGCGTACGTCTATGCGCACGTGCGTTCCACCCTGATACGGGCGCGGTATCTTCCCTCGTACGCAAACTTTGCCCCGCTCCCGTTCTACCGGCCACTCCGGATCGACAGCCCCCCATTGTGGAGCCCTGCTGCGCTTGTGATGAAGCTAAGTATGAG GTAACATTCGAAGGACTGTGGTCCCGTAACACGCATCCAAAGGAATTCCCACCTGAATCAGCAAGAGCGCATTTCGGAGATGTGATTGGGGCGTCCCATACTGCTCAATTCAGGGTGTGGCAAGAGGGTCGAGTGGCCACCGCGGGACTGAGGCGGTTGGCTGATGATGGGACCACTACTTCTTTGGAGAAAGAGTTGAAATCGGAG AGCGAACACATACGCACTATAATCAAAGCTCGCGGCATATCCTGGCAACAAGTGGCCGGTACTGGGATACCTAGTACTTTTGCAGTATTCAGAGTGGACGCTAAGCACCATCTAGTATCGTTGGCGTCTAAGCTAGCTCCTTCACCTGACTGGATTGTTGGTGTGTCTGCGTTGGAGCTGTGCAATTTGAATTGCACTTGGAGACGATCAGCAGTATTACCTCTGTACCCTTATGACGCAGGAACGGATAGTGGCATTAGTTATACA TCAAGACGCAGCCCAACATTGCCTCCGGCGCCAGTCCGCGCGCTCCGCCCGGAGTGGCCGCGTGATGTTCGCTCGCCGTTCTACAGCTCTACGGGCGAGATGCGCCCCTTTGCACGCCTGCGACTTAACCGACTGCGCTTGTATGAGAAGTCTTGTGATGTTGCTG AACCTGGCAGTGAGCAATCTCCCGAGGGTGTGATCCGCAGTGGTGGGGGCTCCTGTGCCACTCACGCATGGGGCCCCTGGGGCCCATGTAGCGTCACGTGTGGTGAAGGCCACGCGGCCCGCCAGCGCCACTATCTATGGCCGGCGAGGGCAAAGGCCGACGCTTGTAGGACTCCACTTACTGACTATAAACGATGCCAAGGACCCAGGATGCATTGCAG AGTTCAATCGGAGTACGAGCCGGATCCCGCGGAGTCGTCGGGCCCGTGCGCGGTGTCGGCGTGGTCAGAGTGGtcgcggtgcgcgggctgcgGCGTGCGCGCCCGCACGCGCCACTACCTCGCGCCGCGCGCGCTCAAGCGCTGCCACGTGGGCTTCCGCGCCAGGCTCGTGCTGAGCCAGGCCATGCCGTGCGAGGCCGGCCCGTGCTTCAA GCCACCGGGACAATTTGCAAATGCATCTAACTACGATTGGTTCTTTGTG GATAACCCTCGGGGCGAATGTGCGGTATCACCCTGGGGGCCGTGGTCACCGTGTTCCGCGAAGTGTGGGCGCGGTCGCCGGATCCGGACAAGGTTATACATATCGAAAGATCCAAGGGTCCAGAAACTGCTTACGAGACGATTGCTCAGCGACTGGAACCAACGCTTCGCGGAGTTCCAAAACTTG ACATTCCCTGCTGAGAACATAACGAGTGACAATCCGAACGTAGATCTCCTAGTTCAGGAACATCTAGACCGATGTCAGTTTACGCTGACTCAGCAAGAGGCTCTTTGCGATGGTGACGACAGCTCTTGTGATGCTGGAGTTCCGTTTG AAATATGCAAATTGCCAATGTCAGTGGGGCCATGCCGTAGCTACGAAGAGCGTTGGTTCTTCGACTCGACGCGTGGGGCTTGCGAGCCTTTTGGGTACACGGGTTGTGGCGGGAACTCTAATAACTTTCGCGATAGGCAGACCTGTGAGAAAGCCTGTGTTGGAAGGAATGATACTGGAAcag ttattCCCCCAGTAATGGAGGCGAGCACTAAAAAGCTCAAAGCGACTCCGCCTGCGGTCGACAATGAGGTGATACAAAACGATGCTCCACCGGTTG AAGACCTGAATTGCGAGATGGGCCCGTGGCTCGGCTGGTCCGAGTGTTTTGGCGAATGCGATATTGCAGTTAAACTTAACTTCAGGCTCGTTAag cgTCCCGCCTCCGGATTAGGAAACCCTTGTCAGAAAGTAGTGAAAAGTCGTTCTTGTAAACCGAGACACTGTAAACATAGTAACGTCTCAGATACTTTAAACGttgaagataataataataactatgaATAG
- the LOC119833685 gene encoding NADH dehydrogenase [ubiquinone] 1 alpha subcomplex subunit 9, mitochondrial: MASIALKGQFVSKIIPKNGSFSILYIKSETYSSDAKTNLAAYKRGTGGRSSFNGVVATVFGCTGFVGRYLCNKLGKIGTQMILPYRGDFYDAARLKVCGDLGQVLFTPFDLRDDESIAKAVRYSNVVINLVGRDYETKNFKYNQVHVEGARRLARISREMGVERFIHLSYLNAEENPKPLVLKSPSMFKISKHLGECAVREEFPTATIIRASDIYGSEDRFLRSIVSPWRLHTQYMPLYKNGEATIKQPVYVSDVAQAIVNAARDPDTRCQVYQAVGPKRYLWKDLVTWFYRLMRKDETWGFRHYDMKYDPILFPLKVALANKLSPAYPFGGLHWEGLEKEATTDVVDKNLPTLEDLGVTLTHMEDQVPWELKPYRAYLFYIDQLGEFPKPPPPPVYAD, from the exons ATGGCTTCAATAGCTTTAAAAGGCCAATTCGTATCGAAAATAATTC ccaAAAATGGATCATTCAGCATTCTTTACATAAAATCGGAAACCTATAGTTCTGATGCCAAAACTAACCTTGCGGCGTACAAAAGAGGAACAGGGGGTCGAAGCAGCTTCAATGGCGTCGTCGCCACCGTTTTCGGTTGCACTGGTTTCGTTGGTCGTTACCTGTGCAACAAACTTGGCAAAATTGGAACTCAA ATGATTTTACCATACCGCGGTGATTTCTACGACGCTGCTAGATTGAAAGTCTGTGGAGATCTGGGCCAAGTACTTTTTACGCCATTTGATCTTCGTGATGATGAATCCATTGCAAAGGCAGTACGCTACTCCAATGTTGTGATCAATCTTGTTGGCCGTGACTATGAAactaagaattttaaatataaccaaGTGCATGTTGAAGGTGCTAGACGCCTTGCAag aatAAGTAGAGAAATGGGTGTTGAAAGATTCATACatctttcatatttaaatgctGAAGAAAACCCAAAACCTCTGGTTTTGAAATCTCCTTCAATGTTCAAAATCAGTAAACATTTGGGAGAGTGTGCTGTTAGAGAGGAATTCCCAACTGCAACCATCATTAGAGCTTCTGATATATATGGCTCTGAAGATAGATTTTTGAg gAGCATTGTTTCTCCCTGGAGGCTTCATACCCAGTACATGCCATTGTACAAGAATGGTGAGGCAACTATCAAACAGCCTGTCTATGTCTCTGATGTAGCTCAAGCTATTGTGAATGCTGCCCGTGATCCGGATACTAGGTGCCAAGTCTACCAAGCTGTTGG ACCAAAACGGTACCTTTGGAAAGATCTTGTGACATGGTTCTATCGCTTGATGCGCAAGGACGAAACCTGGGGTTTCCGACATTATGACATGAAGTACGACCCTATTTTGTTCCCGCTCAAGGTGGCCCTGGCCAATAAATTGTCACCAGCATATCCATTTGGCGGCTTGCACTGGGAAGGACTTGAAAAG GAGGCCACAACTGACGTTGTTGACAAAAATCTGCCAACACTAGAAGACCTTGGTGTGACTTTAACTCATATGGAAGATCAAGTTCCTTGGGAACTGAAGCCATACCGCGCTTACTTGTTCTACATTGATCAACTTGGAGAGTTCCCTAAACCACCACCACCTCCAGTCTATGCCgac
- the LOC119833462 gene encoding synembryn-A, translating to MDENEISIINSKDFPKVSEVLQNFVNNNENKFAFPHLSENNMRISLWAALFEHLQEKSAESIHTDCLTTLRVLSRDKTEVENLICERWMITLIEKAGLYNFIDPSEDITENEMPSKEIAVEALKCLCNIAFNSEVARALCAHTSMAQGLVARLRSYKEIPYKEDIIIFDMKLLFILTALRQDIRAKIKNELHGMDYLISCLGELVSESLKVGEEASGGSQQVILNDQQVAIACEILKTQFNMMYHSGPEEPVTAEEEAMCLKLMPVLTSLLMAETHTWEKLMELHSNIANLLTSVPSEFYEYLSPKCNDGEQVKHLYDGRNMEAIHGLLQLMQHRLTITTSTSVQYENLSPILTVLNKSARSVRAQRKYLRQTVLPPLRDVSRPPEKGSTLRNQLCRLLTTPVTSVRDLVAEFLFILCKEKVGRMVKYTGFGNAAGHLAQKGLMCGGRGPVQYSSSSEDSDTEEYLEAQPHIDPVVGCTRPPRVNPFENMTEEQKEYEAMKLVNLFDKMLSDGVVKPATIGPDGKPKPMEHVLEMRENPPNRPQS from the exons ATGGACGAAAATgagatttcaattataaacagTAAAGATTTCCCTAAGGTTTCTGAGGTTttgcaaaattttgtaaataat aatgaaaataaatttgcatttcCACATCTCTCAGAGAATAACATGCGTATTTCTCTTTGGGCTGCTTTATTCGAACACCTACAAGAGAAATCTGCAGAATCCATTCACACTGACTGTTTAACCACTCTTAGGGTATTGAG TCGTGACAAAACTGAGGTGGAAAATCTGATATGTGAAAGGTGGATGATAACACTTATAGAAAAAGCAGGATTGTACAATTTCATAGACCCCAGTGAGGACATAACAGAAAATGAGATGCCAAGCAAAGAAATAGCAGTAGAGGCACTTAAATGCCTTTGtaatattgcatttaacaGTGAAGTGGCCAGAGCACTATGTGCTCACACAAGTATGGCTCAGGGCCTTGTTGCTAGACTGAGATCATACAAAGAGATACCTTATAAAgaggatataataatatttgacatGAAACTGCTGTTTATCCTTACTGCATTAAGGCAAGATATAAGAGCAAAGATCAAAAATGAACTCCATGGCATGGATTACCTGATAAGCTGCTTGGGTGAACTAGTTTCAGAGTCTTTGAAGGTTGGTGAGGAAGCTTCAGGGGGTTCGCAACAAGTAATACTGAAT GATCAGCAAGTAGCAATTGCATGCGAAATATTGAAGACCCAATTCAACATGATGTACCATTCTGGTCCAGAAGAACCGGTTACTGCAGAGGAAGAAGCTATGTGTTTAAAACTTATGCCAGTCCTCACATCACTGTTGATGGCAGAAACACACACTTGGGAGAAGTTGATGGAGTTGCACAGTAATATTGCTAATTTGTTAACAAG TGTGCCCTCTGAGTTTTATGAGTATTTGTCTCCAAAGTGCAATGATGGAGAACAGGTAAAACATTTGTATGATGGGAGAAATATGGAAGCCATTCATGGACTGCTACAGTTGATGCAGCATAGATTGACTATCACAACT AGTACGAGTGTACAATATGAAAACCTATCGCCAATACTAACAGTATTGAACAAAAGTGCTCGCAGTGTAAGGGCACAAAGAAAGTATCTCCGGCAGACTGTTTTACCCCCACTTAGAGATGTTTCTAGGCCGCCGGAGAAGGGTAGCACTCTCCGTAACCAACTTTGCAGATTGCTTACCACTCCTGTCACTTCTGTCAGGGATCTTGTAGCcgagtttttgtttattctttgCAAGGAAAAAG ttgGTCGTATGGTCAAATATACTGGGTTTGGTAATGCAGCTGGTCATCTAGCTCAAAAAGGCCTGATGTGTGGAGGTCGTGGACCAGTTCAGTACTCGTCGAGCAGCGAAGACTCGGACACTGAGGAGTATTTGGAAGCCCAGCCTCATATAGACCCAGTCGTGGGATGCACCAGACCACCTAGAGTCAATCCTTTCGAGAATATGACTGAGGAACAG AAGGAATACGAGGCAATGAAATTGGTGaatttatttgacaaaatGCTGTCTGACGGTGTGGTGAAACCGGCCACCATCGGTCCAGATGGGAAGCCTAAACCCATGGAGCATGTGTTGGAAATGAGAGAAAATCCACCGAATAGACCACAGTCTTAA